One window of Streptomyces sp. NBC_00273 genomic DNA carries:
- a CDS encoding heparin lyase I family protein, whose product MPIAVLPSSTRRPAPLLTACTAALMVVALGAASPAAAADSVSYDFESPSQKLPFMALNGFGRVLVGPAPGGKSGQAARVNIPNDGRSFKSELVIKGLDAGSHRFVFANYLPGDWQERDLDTIVAQWFSTQDDGGGIKPVVALSVHGGNWQLKVHWMSNGEIQESVLPLGAARPGHWNRWVFDITWSTAGRPGSIHVTRDGVTVGSHQGANNYHRGDPPHFRIGAYRPSWRPEKGPEKRAGAAEAVLFIDDIAITSTTPGTQPNPGPTTPATPAPSGSPTPSPSPTSTSSPSASAQAGAASTGATSTSAGDATPGATGKKSNANGSSLPSAGATGVIAIAAASVVALAVGAYLLRRRSATRSTHRRPGP is encoded by the coding sequence ATGCCCATCGCAGTGCTGCCGTCCTCCACCCGCCGCCCAGCCCCTCTCCTCACAGCGTGCACCGCCGCCCTGATGGTCGTCGCTCTGGGCGCTGCTTCGCCGGCCGCCGCAGCCGATTCGGTCTCGTACGACTTCGAGTCCCCGTCCCAGAAACTGCCGTTTATGGCGCTCAACGGCTTCGGCCGCGTTCTGGTGGGGCCCGCACCCGGAGGGAAGTCGGGGCAGGCGGCGCGCGTGAACATCCCCAACGACGGGCGTTCGTTCAAGTCCGAGCTGGTCATCAAGGGGCTCGACGCGGGCAGTCATCGTTTCGTCTTTGCCAACTACCTGCCCGGTGACTGGCAGGAGCGGGACCTCGACACCATCGTCGCCCAGTGGTTCAGCACGCAGGACGACGGCGGGGGCATCAAGCCCGTCGTCGCGCTGTCGGTCCACGGCGGCAACTGGCAGCTGAAGGTCCACTGGATGAGCAACGGTGAGATACAGGAATCCGTCCTCCCGCTCGGTGCTGCGCGTCCGGGCCATTGGAACCGGTGGGTCTTCGACATCACGTGGTCCACCGCGGGCAGGCCCGGCTCGATCCACGTCACGCGGGACGGCGTCACCGTCGGTTCGCACCAGGGTGCCAACAACTACCACCGCGGCGATCCGCCGCACTTCCGGATCGGTGCCTACCGGCCCAGCTGGCGTCCGGAGAAGGGGCCGGAGAAGCGGGCCGGAGCAGCCGAGGCGGTCCTCTTCATCGATGACATCGCCATCACCAGCACCACCCCCGGCACCCAGCCGAACCCGGGCCCCACCACCCCCGCCACCCCTGCCCCCTCGGGTTCCCCGACCCCGTCGCCCAGTCCCACGTCCACCAGCTCACCCTCCGCCTCCGCACAAGCCGGTGCCGCGTCCACAGGCGCTACGTCGACGTCCGCCGGCGACGCAACTCCCGGAGCGACCGGGAAGAAGTCGAACGCCAACGGGTCCTCGCTCCCGAGCGCCGGCGCGACCGGTGTGATCGCCATCGCGGCTGCCAGCGTCGTGGCACTGGCCGTCGGCGCGTACCTCCTCCGACGACGCAGCGCCACCCGATCGACCCACCGCCGACCCGGCCCTTAG
- a CDS encoding SMP-30/gluconolactonase/LRE family protein: MDRRRRTGIALLAPDGTTDWLARPEGHARVPTRMNDDACDPHGRSWAGSMPYDGTTPGAGNLYRTDHDGTVHPVLEGLTIVNGPALTPDGRTLYLADSATRVIHRCPLDPAIAYLPR; the protein is encoded by the coding sequence CTGGATCGCCGCCGCCGCACCGGCATCGCCCTCCTCGCACCCGACGGCACCACCGACTGGCTCGCACGCCCCGAAGGCCACGCGCGTGTCCCCACCCGCATGAACGACGACGCCTGCGACCCTCACGGCCGGTCCTGGGCCGGCAGCATGCCCTACGACGGCACCACCCCGGGCGCCGGCAACCTCTACCGCACCGACCACGACGGCACCGTCCACCCCGTCCTGGAGGGCCTCACCATCGTCAACGGCCCCGCCTTGACTCCCGACGGCCGCACCCTCTACCTCGCCGACAGTGCCACTCGCGTCATCCACCGCTGCCCCCTGGACCCCGCCATCGCGTACCTGCCGCGATAA
- a CDS encoding sugar kinase: MTTSPATPVPEVVTVGEAMAALRATGPIRLAPPMELSIAGAESNVAICLARLGHRTAWIGRVGADPFGALILRTLRAEGVDTTHTRTDTQGRPTGLLVREDAIGDLAAVHYYRDRSAGSALHPDDVLPALHPGTRILHLTGITPALSPTAARTALAAAAHARHLGTTVCLDVNHRARLWTHQQARQVLLPLARHADLLIASADELHLVTDDPAHDEDHAIAGLLAQGTREVVITRGGDGATLTTADGTHHTPARRVPVVDVIGAGDAFVAGYLSGVLDNLTTEQRLHRATATAAFAVATRGDWEGLPTRTDLALLDTPAGTTLR, encoded by the coding sequence ATGACCACGTCCCCTGCCACACCTGTCCCCGAGGTCGTCACCGTCGGCGAGGCGATGGCCGCGCTGCGGGCCACCGGACCGATCAGACTCGCCCCGCCCATGGAACTCTCGATCGCCGGGGCCGAGTCCAACGTCGCCATCTGCCTCGCCCGCCTCGGCCACCGCACCGCCTGGATCGGCCGGGTCGGCGCCGACCCGTTCGGCGCCTTGATCCTGCGCACCCTGCGCGCCGAAGGCGTCGACACCACCCACACCCGCACCGACACCCAGGGCCGGCCCACCGGCCTGCTCGTACGCGAAGACGCCATCGGCGACCTCGCCGCCGTCCACTACTACCGCGACCGCTCCGCCGGATCCGCCCTCCACCCCGACGACGTCCTGCCCGCCCTCCACCCCGGCACCCGCATACTCCACCTCACCGGCATCACCCCCGCGCTCAGCCCCACCGCCGCCCGCACCGCCCTCGCCGCCGCCGCGCACGCCCGCCACCTCGGTACCACCGTCTGCCTCGACGTCAACCACCGCGCCCGCCTGTGGACCCACCAGCAGGCCCGGCAGGTCCTGCTGCCTCTGGCCCGCCATGCCGACCTCCTCATCGCCTCCGCCGACGAACTCCACCTCGTCACCGACGACCCCGCCCACGACGAGGACCATGCCATCGCCGGGCTCCTCGCCCAGGGCACGCGGGAAGTGGTCATCACCCGCGGCGGCGACGGCGCCACCCTCACCACCGCCGACGGCACCCACCACACCCCGGCCCGCCGCGTGCCCGTCGTGGACGTCATCGGCGCCGGCGACGCCTTCGTCGCCGGCTACCTCTCCGGGGTCCTCGACAATCTCACCACCGAGCAGCGCCTCCACCGCGCGACCGCCACCGCCGCGTTCGCCGTCGCCACCCGCGGCGACTGGGAAGGCCTGCCCACCCGCACCGACCTCGCCCTCCTCGACACCCCCGCCGGCACCACCCTGCGCTGA
- a CDS encoding bifunctional 4-hydroxy-2-oxoglutarate aldolase/2-dehydro-3-deoxy-phosphogluconate aldolase: protein MRLTDLPYRTLAIVRGSDRDAALRTVVTLAEEGITAVEVSLTTADALWVIERARRELGPDALLGAGTVLSADSAVRAADAGAAFLVTPGLVARLPELPLLMGALTPGEVMAATGHGALAVKLFPAMFGGPAYLAALRAPFPDVPFVPVGGIDATAALAYLTAGAVAVGAGTPLIGDAADGGDQAALRARVAHWRAALTPAVAR, encoded by the coding sequence GTGAGACTGACCGACCTGCCGTACCGCACGCTCGCCATCGTCCGCGGGAGCGACCGCGACGCCGCTCTACGCACCGTGGTGACTCTCGCCGAGGAGGGGATCACGGCCGTCGAGGTGTCCCTGACCACGGCGGACGCGTTGTGGGTGATCGAACGGGCCCGCCGTGAGCTCGGGCCCGACGCGCTGCTCGGCGCCGGGACCGTCCTGAGCGCCGACAGTGCCGTCCGGGCCGCCGACGCGGGCGCCGCGTTCCTCGTCACCCCCGGCCTGGTTGCACGCCTGCCCGAACTGCCGCTGCTGATGGGCGCCCTGACGCCCGGTGAGGTCATGGCGGCCACCGGGCACGGCGCCCTCGCCGTCAAGCTCTTCCCCGCCATGTTCGGTGGCCCCGCCTATCTGGCCGCGCTACGCGCCCCGTTCCCGGACGTGCCGTTCGTGCCCGTCGGCGGGATCGACGCCACCGCCGCCCTCGCCTACCTCACTGCCGGAGCCGTTGCCGTCGGAGCCGGGACGCCCCTGATCGGCGACGCCGCCGACGGCGGCGACCAGGCCGCGCTGCGCGCCCGCGTCGCCCACTGGCGCGCCGCCCTCACCCCGGCGGTGGCCCGATGA
- a CDS encoding FadR/GntR family transcriptional regulator: MTIERATLSDTVAREIIEEIRQRRLREGDEIPAEGELSERHGVNRLAVREAIRTLTARGVLVSSQGKRARVATPSPAVLAQILEFRLSQKSMDLQDLLDTRRVIECELARRAAARIADGHGSIAEAAQALDNMIAAGASSEAFIAADLAFHNAVSDLAASEVFSYLLAAMNGALLDARRASYRGRERRGEGQDSTIGAHRDILDAIAAGDPERAARAMTDHLKETGHDLGL; encoded by the coding sequence ATGACGATCGAGCGCGCGACGCTGAGCGACACCGTGGCACGGGAGATCATCGAGGAGATCAGGCAGCGCCGGCTCCGGGAGGGGGACGAGATCCCTGCCGAGGGCGAGCTCTCCGAACGGCACGGTGTCAACCGCCTCGCGGTGCGTGAGGCGATCCGCACCCTGACCGCCCGGGGCGTCCTCGTCTCCAGTCAGGGCAAGCGGGCGCGGGTGGCGACTCCGTCGCCGGCCGTCTTGGCGCAGATCCTCGAATTTCGGCTCAGCCAGAAATCGATGGACCTCCAGGACCTGCTCGACACCCGCAGGGTGATCGAGTGCGAACTCGCCCGGCGCGCCGCGGCCCGGATCGCCGACGGCCACGGCTCCATCGCGGAGGCCGCACAGGCACTGGACAACATGATCGCCGCGGGAGCAAGCTCCGAGGCCTTCATCGCAGCCGACCTCGCCTTCCACAACGCCGTCTCCGACCTTGCCGCGTCCGAGGTCTTCTCGTACCTACTCGCCGCCATGAACGGCGCCCTGCTCGACGCGCGCCGCGCGAGCTACCGCGGCCGCGAACGACGGGGCGAGGGCCAGGACTCCACGATCGGTGCACACCGGGACATCCTGGACGCCATTGCCGCAGGCGACCCCGAGCGCGCGGCCCGGGCCATGACCGATCACCTCAAGGAAACCGGTCACGACCTCGGCCTCTGA
- a CDS encoding IlvD/Edd family dehydratase, translating to MSSLRSAAWWEDPGKAGFIARHHMRQLGLTRDQLRDKPVVGICNSWSELTPCNAHLRVLAESVRRGITAAGGLALEFPTMSIGEPLMRPTSMLFRNLMSMDVEETIRANPLDAVVLLGGCDKTLPAQLMGAVSVDLPTIALSGGPMLTGRFRGKTVGSGTDIWRMSEERRAGRISQDEFDEFEGCLARSAGHCMTMGTASTMGCVTEALGLSLPGAAALPAVDARRAQLAEQSGARAVELAREGLRPSSILTREAFTNAVVVNAAIGGSTNAVLHLLAIAGRAGTAISLEDFDAIGRTAPLLADLMPSGRFLMEDFAYAGGLPALMTELGELLDHTALTVTGRTLGDNLEDHQVWNREVIRTVDDPVRPANSGTAVLRGNLAPAGAVVKQSAASPHLLRHRGPALVFDSIEDYLLAADDPDLPADADTVLVVRNLGPRGYPGMPELGNLPLPAKLLAQGVSDMVRISDARMSGTAYGTVVLHVAPEAAAGGPLALVRTGDIVELDTPNRTLRLDVGDEELAARRAEWTPPARAGERGWTRLYVDHVLQADQGADLDFLVGGSGDRPAKAPF from the coding sequence ATGAGCTCCCTGCGGAGTGCGGCTTGGTGGGAGGATCCCGGCAAGGCGGGATTCATCGCCCGCCACCACATGCGCCAACTCGGACTCACCCGTGACCAGCTACGCGACAAGCCGGTGGTGGGCATCTGCAACAGCTGGTCCGAGTTGACCCCCTGCAACGCCCACCTGCGGGTCCTGGCCGAATCCGTGCGCCGCGGCATCACCGCCGCCGGCGGACTCGCCCTCGAATTCCCGACCATGTCCATCGGCGAACCGCTCATGCGGCCCACCTCCATGCTGTTCCGCAACCTGATGAGCATGGACGTGGAGGAGACCATCCGGGCCAACCCCCTGGACGCGGTCGTCCTGCTCGGCGGCTGCGACAAGACCCTGCCCGCCCAGCTCATGGGAGCGGTCAGTGTCGACCTGCCCACCATCGCGCTGTCCGGCGGCCCGATGCTCACCGGGCGCTTCCGCGGCAAGACGGTGGGATCCGGCACCGACATCTGGCGCATGAGCGAGGAGCGGCGGGCCGGGCGTATCAGCCAGGACGAATTCGATGAGTTCGAGGGCTGCCTGGCCCGCTCCGCCGGCCACTGCATGACCATGGGCACCGCCTCCACCATGGGCTGTGTCACCGAGGCCCTCGGTCTCTCCCTGCCCGGCGCGGCCGCACTGCCCGCGGTCGACGCTCGGCGCGCCCAGCTCGCCGAACAGTCCGGCGCCCGCGCCGTCGAACTCGCCCGCGAGGGCCTGCGGCCCTCGAGCATCCTGACCCGGGAGGCGTTCACCAACGCCGTCGTCGTCAACGCCGCCATCGGCGGCTCGACCAACGCCGTGCTGCACCTGCTTGCGATCGCCGGCCGTGCCGGCACCGCGATCAGCCTCGAGGACTTCGACGCGATCGGCCGCACGGCCCCCCTGCTCGCCGACCTCATGCCCAGCGGCCGTTTCCTGATGGAGGACTTCGCCTACGCCGGGGGGCTGCCCGCCCTCATGACCGAACTCGGCGAACTCCTCGACCACACCGCACTCACCGTCACCGGCCGCACCCTCGGCGACAACCTCGAAGACCACCAGGTCTGGAACCGCGAAGTGATCCGCACCGTCGACGACCCGGTCCGGCCCGCCAACAGCGGCACCGCCGTCCTGCGCGGCAACCTCGCCCCCGCCGGCGCGGTCGTCAAGCAGTCCGCCGCCTCACCCCACCTTCTGCGCCACCGCGGCCCCGCCCTGGTCTTCGACAGCATCGAGGACTACCTGCTGGCCGCCGACGACCCCGACCTGCCGGCCGACGCCGACACCGTCCTCGTCGTCCGCAACCTCGGCCCCCGCGGCTACCCGGGCATGCCCGAACTCGGCAACCTGCCCCTCCCGGCGAAACTGCTCGCCCAAGGCGTCAGCGACATGGTCCGCATCTCCGACGCCCGGATGAGCGGCACTGCCTATGGCACCGTCGTCCTGCACGTGGCACCGGAGGCCGCGGCCGGCGGGCCCCTCGCCCTCGTCCGCACCGGTGACATCGTCGAACTCGACACCCCGAACCGCACCCTGCGACTGGACGTCGGCGACGAGGAACTTGCCGCCCGCCGGGCCGAGTGGACCCCGCCCGCCCGGGCGGGCGAGCGCGGCTGGACCCGCCTCTACGTCGACCACGTCCTCCAGGCCGACCAAGGCGCCGACCTCGACTTCCTGGTCGGCGGATCCGGCGACCGCCCCGCGAAGGCACCCTTCTGA
- a CDS encoding dihydrodipicolinate synthase family protein, whose product MTADLLRGVIPVLEVPFTTDGSLDAEGFERLVTHVLATGVTAVMFPGFASEFHKLTDDERALLTRRLLDITTPRPDAAAVISIPDHATRVAVDRATAAVDAGADAINLLPPHFLDPSPAEVHRHVTAVLTAVAPTPVILQYAPAQTGSAFTAQSLRHIAAEHPNLAAVKIETALPGRLAEDLAAGTPALRSFVGYAGLQLADALRRGTAGVQPGCSFTEIYQRIWRLWHDGDQDGALALHAKLVPYLAYWMQEVELIITVEKLISVRRGLIDDPHCRHPARSLDPQESAGVDRFLAEFDELLRPVRNRSRA is encoded by the coding sequence ATGACAGCCGACCTGCTCCGCGGCGTCATACCGGTCCTCGAAGTGCCGTTCACGACGGATGGCAGCCTCGACGCCGAAGGCTTCGAGCGCCTCGTAACCCACGTGCTCGCCACCGGCGTCACCGCCGTCATGTTCCCCGGCTTCGCCAGCGAGTTCCACAAACTCACCGACGACGAACGCGCCCTGCTCACCCGCCGCCTTCTCGACATCACCACCCCCCGGCCCGACGCCGCCGCCGTCATCTCGATCCCCGACCACGCCACCCGCGTCGCCGTCGACCGCGCCACCGCCGCCGTCGACGCCGGCGCGGACGCGATCAACCTGCTCCCACCCCACTTCCTCGACCCGTCCCCCGCCGAGGTGCACCGGCACGTCACCGCCGTCCTGACCGCCGTCGCCCCCACCCCCGTGATCCTCCAGTACGCACCCGCCCAGACCGGATCGGCCTTCACCGCACAGTCCCTTCGCCACATCGCTGCCGAGCACCCCAACCTGGCCGCGGTGAAGATCGAGACGGCGCTGCCCGGCCGTCTGGCCGAGGACCTCGCCGCCGGTACACCCGCCCTGCGCTCCTTCGTCGGCTACGCGGGACTGCAGCTGGCCGACGCCCTGCGACGCGGCACCGCCGGGGTCCAGCCCGGCTGCTCCTTCACCGAGATCTACCAGCGCATCTGGCGCCTGTGGCACGACGGCGACCAGGACGGCGCGCTCGCCCTGCATGCCAAGCTCGTTCCCTACCTGGCCTACTGGATGCAGGAGGTCGAACTGATCATCACGGTGGAGAAACTCATCTCCGTCCGCCGCGGCCTCATCGACGATCCCCACTGCCGCCACCCCGCCCGCAGCCTGGACCCGCAGGAGAGCGCCGGCGTCGACCGGTTCCTCGCGGAGTTCGACGAACTCCTGCGGCCCGTCCGAAACCGGAGCAGAGCATGA
- a CDS encoding SDR family NAD(P)-dependent oxidoreductase — translation MIDLTGRAVLVTGAARGIGAAIARMAADAGARVGLLDIDADRLRHTAHRIGPAAAWAVCDITREDQIADAVTALREEIGPATGLVNNAGRNAYADPVTMTTEQWDEVFGVDLKSAWLMARAVLPDMVTSGHGSIVNIASMHATLTCPGMFPYAAAKAGLVGLTRSLALEVGPSGIRVNAVSPGYIETDLLTEYFDRQPPQVRQAATDKHILGRLGTPRDVATVVTFLLSEAAAFVTGADWAVDGGVSARFA, via the coding sequence ATGATCGACCTCACCGGCCGCGCCGTCCTCGTCACCGGTGCCGCGCGCGGCATCGGCGCGGCCATCGCCCGCATGGCGGCCGACGCGGGCGCCCGCGTGGGACTGCTCGACATCGACGCCGACCGCCTGCGCCACACCGCCCACCGCATCGGGCCGGCAGCCGCCTGGGCCGTCTGCGACATCACTCGCGAGGACCAGATCGCCGACGCGGTCACCGCACTGCGCGAGGAAATCGGCCCAGCTACAGGACTGGTCAACAACGCCGGACGCAACGCCTACGCCGACCCTGTCACCATGACAACCGAGCAGTGGGACGAGGTGTTCGGCGTCGACCTCAAGAGCGCCTGGCTGATGGCCCGCGCAGTCCTGCCCGACATGGTGACCTCGGGGCACGGCTCCATCGTCAACATCGCCTCCATGCACGCCACTCTGACCTGTCCCGGCATGTTCCCCTACGCAGCCGCCAAAGCCGGACTCGTCGGCCTCACCCGCTCCCTCGCCCTCGAAGTCGGACCGAGCGGCATCAGAGTGAACGCGGTCAGCCCCGGCTACATCGAAACCGACCTGCTCACCGAGTACTTCGACCGGCAACCACCCCAGGTCCGCCAAGCCGCCACCGACAAGCACATCCTCGGACGCCTCGGCACACCCCGCGACGTCGCCACCGTCGTCACCTTCCTCCTCTCCGAGGCCGCCGCCTTCGTCACCGGCGCCGACTGGGCCGTCGACGGCGGCGTCTCCGCCCGCTTCGCCTGA